GCCGCTGCGCCCTTGGGACGCCAGACATGCTTGATGCGAGTATAGTCCACCGGCACGTTGGAACTGCCGCGCGCCTTGGAGTGGGCGGCGGCCAGCTGCGCAGCGTAAAGGATATCGGCCTGGGACAGCTCTTTGCCGCCGCTGCCGGTGCGGACCAGAACATGGCTGCCGGCGTAGCCCTGCGCGTGAAACCAGTAGTCCATGCTGCGGCCGATCCGGTGAGTCAGGGTGGCATTTTCCTTGTTGTTGCGGCCCACCAGCGCTGTCAGGCCACTGGGCAGCGTAAAGCGCAGGCCGTAAGGGACTTTCTCGGGCTTCTCGCTGCTCAGCTGTGCAGCCAGGGCTTCCAGCTCTTTCAGGCCAGCGGTGTCCAGCGCCTGCACACGGGCCTGCGCCTCAGCAAACTCGGTCCGCAGCCGTGGCTCGCGCTCGGCCAGCCGCTCATAGATATCCTCGCGGCGGCGGGCGCGGGTGTACCGCTTCTCAGCGTTCTGCACCGCACTCAGCAGCGGGTCAAGAGTGATGGTCACTTCGCTCTCGCCAGTCAGGTCAGGCAGGCGCACTTCGGCGCTGCCGTCGGGCACCTGGTGGCTGTAGGCCATCAGAATATCGGCCTCCAGGCGCTCCTGTTCGGCCAGTTCGATGCCTTCTTCGGCGCGGGTCACGTCGCTCAGCTGGTTGGTCAGCAGGGTCAGGCGCTTGTCCAGCGGGCCGATCAGCTCCTTACGCAGCTGCGCCGCTTTCTCGCTGCGGGCCGCCTCGCGGGCGCCCTCGGTCATCACCCCTTCGGACACGCTGGGGTCTTCCACCAGCGAGTGCAACGCCGCCAGGGCCTGCGGTAATTGCTGTGGCCCCGGCGCCTGCGTGAAGCCGGCGCGGCGGCCCAGCTCGGCGCTCAGCAGCGGGCCCAGCCCATCTACCTGCTCGCGCCAGCGCGGCAGCGGCAGGTCGTCCAGGCCGGCGGCCTGCGCCTCTTCCAGGCTCAGGCTGCGGGGGTCCAGCTTGTCATAAGGGGGCGGCGGCGTGTACTGACCGCCCGAGCGAGTGGTGCGGAAACGGTTGCGCGCCGGAGTGATTTCGCGGGCCGCGTGCAGAATACGGCCTCTGAACCCCTCCCCCTCTTCCAGAATCAGCAGGTTGGCGTTGCGCCCGGTCACCTCAAACAGCAGCCGGGCGGGCGGCACACTGACAAAGCCCTCCTCGCCGCCAAAATGCAGCTGAAAGACCCGGTCCAGCTTCAGCTGCTCGGCCCGCAGCAGGTCACCACGCACCTTGTTGGCCACCATCTGCTGAAAGGGGTTGTGCGGCTCGCCGCGCAGCCGCTCCCGCGAGAAATACACCACCGGCTGCGGGGGCCGGTAGCTGAGCACCAGATTGCCGGTGCCCTGCGGCATATCTTCCAGCAGTAGCGCTGCGGTCGTTTCGTCGGGAAAGACCCAGCCCAGCGCCCGCGCCGGCAGGCCCCCGGACAGGCCCCGCAGCACGCGGGCAAGCATCAAACCTTCCATAAGAGGACATTGTAGGGCAGGGGCCGGGCGGCAAAAGGCGGCGCTGTCCGGTCGGGTGGAGCTGCCCAGCCGCAGGCAGGCACAAAAAGAAAAAGACCCAGAGGCAGAGCCCTGGGTCCTTCCCGTCTTGCTCGTCAGTCGCCTGACAGCGTGTGGCTGGTTACCAGAAGTTACCCAGACGGAAGTAGAACTGGCCGTTGCTGGTCTGGGGGTTGTAGCCGTAGTCGAAGCGCAGCGGCGGCAGCTGGAAGTTGCCCAGCCCCAGGTCAAGCTGGACACCCGCGCCCACGCCGTAGTTCAGCTTGAAGGGATCCTTATCGCCCCAGGCGTCGCCGGCGTCAGCGAACAGCACGCCGTACACGCCACGGGCCGGGCCCAGGTTGATGTTCAGGTCACGGCGGTACTCGGCCGAGGTGGTGAAGTAGTTGGAGCCGAACAGCGAACCGTTTTCCACACCGCGCAGCTGACGCGAGAAGGAGCCGCTGTTGCCGCCGCCCACCCGGAAGCCGGTGCCGACCGGGGTGTCACCGACCATGGTGCCGGCGTTGGCACGCACCGCCACCACCTGCTGGGGGGTCTGCTCACCGGTAGGCTTCTGCACGGTGTCGCCCAGGTTGAAGTAGGTGCGGGTGCCCGATTCCACCTCGAACCAGTTGACGCGGTTGTCACCCACCGCACCGAAGTTGTACGAGCCGTTCAGGTCGCCGCGCCAGCCCTTGCTGGGGAAGGCGAAGGAATCGGCGTTGTCGTAGTTCACGCGGCCGTTCAAGCTGGTGGTCAGGCTCTTCTGGGGCAGCAGAGCGTTCGCCTGAGCGTCGGTCAGGGCGCAGGGGCGGCGCAGCTGCTCGATCAGGGCGGTGTCGGTCCGGTTGGCCTTGACCGGAGCGTTGTTGCAGTCGATCCAGTACTGGGTATCACCCTCGACCTTGTAAGGCGTCCGGACGTCGTTGTCGCGGATCTTGCCTTCCAGGAAATAATTCTGCTGGGTCACGCCCACACCCACGCCGGCGGTGATTTCATCGGTCAGGTGACGGCTGAGATCCACTCCGAAAGTGTTGTTGCGAACGGTGTAGTCGCGGCCGGTATCCTGCTGCACCTTGCCGCTGCCGTTGGGGTCATCGCGTTCCTGGAAGATGGCCTGGTTGGCGGCCACCGTGCTGCTCACGCCGGCGCTCAGGCTGGTGCGGTTTTCACGGAAGTCTAGGAAGTCGAGGTCCAGCCAGGGAATGGTGTAGTTGGCCGAGCCGAACCAGTTCTGGCCGGCGTCGTTCTGCTGGGCGCCCAGGCTGATAGAACCGTTGTGGCCCAGACCGAACACGTTGGGGTTGCTGTAGCCGACTTCGCCGTTCCAGCCGCCCTGCAGGCTGTCGTAGCCCAGCGAAAGCTGCAGCGGAATGCCGGTGTCGGCTTCGGCCACCGTCAGCACGTAGGTGATGGCTTCGGGGTTCTGGGGGTCGGTGCGGGTTTCCTGGCTGACCAGCTGCACGTATCCCAGGCGGCTGATGCGGCCTAGGCCCTCGCGCAGCTGATTGGCGTTGAACAGCTGACCCGGCTTGGGCAGCTCGCGCAGAATCACGCGGTCCTCGGTGCGGTGTTCGCCCTTCCAGTTCAGCTCATAGCCGGCCAGGGTCACTTCGCGGACATTGAACACCAGCACGCCGTTTTCAAACTGCACGGCGTCCCGGGTGCTGATCTCGTAGCCCTGGGCACGGTACAGGTCACGCATCCGGACAAAGTTGTCCTGGGCCAGCTGCGGGCTGAACACGTCACCTTCCTTGATGGTCAGCGCGGCGCGCAGCTGCTCGGCAGTCAACCGGGTGTTGCCACGAATCTCAATACGCTGGATAGGCGCCGTCACCACGTTGGCGCTGCCGAAGTACACCACCACCTGATTGAGGTTCTGGGGGTTGGCCTGCAGCGCAAAGCCCACCGGCTTGCCGGTGCGGTTGGACAGGGTGCGCACGTCTTCTTGCAGATCGGCGGCGCGGACCGGCTGGCCCGAGCGGGTCCGCAGGCCCTGCAGCACGGCGGCGTCCACATTGCCCAGGTTACTGGTATCCAAGCGGGTCACGCGGCCTTCCACGACTTGCACGGTCAGCAGGCCGCCGTCCAGAGTGGTCTTGGCAACTTCCACACCGGCGTGCAGGTAGCCGGCTTCTTCGTACAGAGCCTGCACCTGCGACACGGCGCGGTAGTAGGACTCGGGGGTGAACTTGCCCGACTGCTGCAGCGGCCGGAAGATGTTCTCGACGCGGGCGCGGTCCAGCAGGGTCACGCCCTGCACACGCACAGCGCGGATGGGAGCGGTTTCATCCACCAAGAAGCGCACGGTCACGGTGCCGTCGTTGGCCGGCGCGGTCTGCACCGTCACCTTGGGAACGAAAGGAAAGCCTTCGGAGCGGTAGTTGTCCAGCAGGGCGTTCTTGGCCTGCTCCAGGCGGGCGGTGTTCAGCGCGGCGCCGGGGGCGATGTTCAGCATGTCGGCGATGCTCTTTTTGAAAGCGTCGGCCGACAGGTAGGTCAGGCCGGTGGCTTCCACGCTGCCGATGGTCGCGTTGGGCACCACGTCAATCACCAGCACGCTGCGGCCCGAGCGCTGCTCGATGCGCGGGGTGGCCGCCGAGAAGTAGCCCGAGTTCAGCACGCTCTGGCGCACCTGATCCAGGTTCACGCCCGAGACCGGGGCGCCGGGCTGCACGTTCAGGGTGGCCCGCACAAAGTTGGCCAGCAGTTCGGTGGTGCCGTTCACGACCACTTCCGACACGGTGCCGGCCGGCTGCGCTGCGGCAGGCCGAGCAGAGGCAGGCTGCGCGGCAGGGGCCGGCGCACGCACCGGAGCGGCCGTCTGGGCCAGGGCCGGCGCGGCGGCGCCAAGCGCCAGGGTCAACATCAGCGTATGGGTTCGCATATGACCTTCAGTTTGCCATAACGCTTCAAGGAAAGATGAATCCGGCCGTGAAGCGGCCGTGAAAAGTGTGAAATTGTCATCAGGCTGTGATCAGCCGGCAGCGACCCATGCGTTCAGGACGGCAGAGTCAGGTCAGCGGCCAGACCAGCGGAACGATCACGATGGTCAGCAGGAAAGTGATCAGCGAAAGGCCCCCGCCTACCCGCAGAAAGTCGGCAAAGCGGTAGTGCCCCGGGCCGTACACCAGCATGCAGCTGGGTTCCAGCGGCGTGAGATACGAGTTGCTGGCCGCCAGCGTTACCGCGATGGCGAAAGGGCGCGGGTCGTAGCCCAGCGCGCCGGCGATGCTCACCGCCAGCGGCAGCATCACCAGGGCCGCCGCCTGATTGCTCATGGGCTGGGTCAGAATCAGGGTAAAGAGGTATACGCCCGCCAGCACGCCCACCCCGCCCAGCGGCTGCAGCACCCCGGACATCCAGCCGGCAATCAGTTCAGCCGCGCCGCTCGACTGAAACGCGCCTCCGAACGCCAGCATGGCAGCCACCAGCACCAGCACCGGCCACTCGACCGCGCGGTAGGCCTCGGCGGGGCTGATCAGCCGCAGCGCCAGCGCCAGCGCCACAGCCGTGATCAGCGCAGCCACCAGCGGCACGGCGCCGGTGCCGGCCAGCAGCAGGGCACCCACGAACAGACCAGCAGCCAGTGGCGCTTTGGACTGGTCACGCTGCTGCTCGGTCAGGTCACTCAGCACGGCGAACGTATCGCCCAAGTTGCGCACCCGCGACTCGGTGCCCTGAATCAGCAACACGTCGCCGCCGCGTATTCGCAGGCTACCCAGCCGCTCCATGGTTTTCTCGCGGCGGTGCAGCGCCAGCACGCTCAGGCCATAGCGTTCGCGGAAACGGGCCTCGCGCAGGGTGCGCCCGGTCAATTCGTTGCCAGGCATCACCACTGCTTCGACCAGCCGGGCTTCGGAATCCAGGCCGCTCAGCGAGAGCTTTTCCTCCGAGCGGCTGACCAGCCCCAGCCCCGCTTTGGCGGCCAGCAGCCCTTCCGAGTCACTCTCCAGGGCCAGGGTATCACCCTGCTCTATCTGGAAATTCGCGTCCGGGGCGTAGCTGGTGCGGCCGCCGCGGCGCACCGCCACCACCGTCAGGCCGTGGTCGCGGCCCAGCGCGGCGCCGGCCAGGGTCTGCCCGATCAGGGGGCTGCCCTCGGCGACCGTGAGGTCCGAGATATAGGCCCGCACCTCCTGTTCCAGCTCCGAGTCGCGCTCGGGCAGCAGCCGTGGGGCCACATAAAAGAGGTACAGCAACCCGGCCACTGCGCCGGGCACGCCCACCCAGGCAAGCTCGAAAAAGCCCAGGCGGTCCAGCCCCAGCTTGGGCATGAAACCCGCCACCACCAGATTGGTGCTGGTACCGATCAGGGTGACCGAGCCGCCCAGAATAGACGCGAAGGCCAGCGGCATCATCACCCGGCTGGCCGGCGTGCCGGTGCGCCGCACCAGAGCGTGCATCACCGGCAAAAAGACTGCGGTGGTGGCGGTGTTGCTGGTCACGGTGCTGACTGCCGTGACTCCGGCCAGCAGCCGCCGGATCAGGCCCTGGCCCTGCTGCGGCGACTGTACGCTCCCCGCGCCGCGGGGACCCGAGGACCCGGTCAGCCGCTGCACCAGCCAGCCGATCACGCCGGTCCGCATCAGAACCCGTGCCAGGATAAACAGCGACGCCAGCGTCAGCACCGTGGTGTCGCCGAACCCGGCCAGCGCCTCGGCAGGGGTCAGCAACCCGGTCAGCATCAGGGCGGCGATCAGGAGCAGCGCGGTCACATCTACCGGAAACCACTCGGTAGCGAACAGCACCAGCAACAAGACCAGCAGGATCAGAATGATGCCGATGGGTTCCATTGCGGGTCAGTGTAGAGCAGTTGCCGCAGACCCGGTGCACCCTGACAGGGGCGGGGGCCATGTTTCGCCGGCGCCCCCACCGACCTTAAGACTGGCGGCCGGGATCTTCCTCTGCCTGGGCATCTTCCGGACGCAGCCAGAAGGCCAGCGCCTGCAAGGCATCGGCGGCGGCCAGCAGAAAGACACCACCCGCCGCGCCGGCCACCAGCAGCCACAGGCCTGAAGCGGCGGCCCCGTGCCGCAGGTAATAGACCATCAGGACCAGGGCGGTCAACAGTAGCAGCGCTGCCATCAGCCGCAGCCGCGCCGGCCAGACCGATAAATCGGGCATGCCCGCTGCGTCAGAGAGAGCCGGGAGGCGCAGGGCAGGCCGGTTCCTGGCAGGCGCAGGAGCCGGGCCCACTTCAGCCGGCACAGGTGCGGGGGCCGTCTGTGCCAGAGGTGCAGCAGGCGGGGCAGGCTGACGGGGCGTCTCGGCCTGGGCCGGTGCCGGGCTGACGGCAGCATTCCCTGCCGCAGGTGCGGCAGCCGGCGGCACATTCCGCAGCGCCTCGTCCATGCTGACGCTGGCCGGGTGAGCGGGGGTGGGCTCGGTATCGGTATCGGTATCGGTGCGGGCCGGTGAGGACGGCTGGACTGGCTGAGAAGACGGCGCAGATTCGGCTGGGGGCGCCAGCGGTGCTGGAGTCGCGTCCTGCTCTGGCGCTGCTGCCGGCACGGCGGCCGGCGGCGCAGGCTCGGCAGGAGCGGGCTTAGTGGGGGCAGGCTCGGTTGGGGCAGGGCGGCGCTGGATGACCCGCACCACCGAGCCCAGCCGGCCGCTGACCTCCTGCCCGAAAGAGCGTGGCCGCTCATAAGGCGCGTAGGGCTCGAATTCTTCAGCAGCAGGCGTAGGCTCCGGAGCCGGAGCGGGCACCGCCGGCTGCGCCCGTGGCACGCCGGCAAAAGGCGAAGGTGGGGCCTCGCCGCGCTCGCGTTCCTGTGCCCGCTTGGCCTGTGCCTTGGCATAGGCGGTAGCGTCGCGCACCCGCAGAAAAAACGGCTGCACCTGATCCGGGTCGAAGCCCAGCAGGCTGACACTTAGCACGGTGCCGGCCGGCGTTTCGACCCGCAGCATGCCGCTGTCGTCGCTGTGAATCCGGGTCAGGTCGCGCAGGCGAATCCGGCGCAGCAACCTCTCGTCGCGGTAGATCAGCAGGTCGTCCACCAGCATAAAAAAGGCGTCGTCCCGGATCAGGGTGGCTTCGGGCTTGCTCGTAATGCCCAGTTCTTCCAAGGTCGGCCCTATGCGCGTCATTGCTACTGCTCAGCTTAGCAAGCTGTCAGGCCAGCTTTTGCACAAAGGGGCCACAGGGCTCTGTTTTTACAGTTGCCCCCTCCCCCACTTTTCCCGCTCCCGCTTTGACCAGGCCGCGTAGATGGTCAGGCCGGCTGGGAGGAGCAGCCCCTTGGCAGCGTCCCAGAGATAGTCTACCCAGTCAGGCCAGGCTGGCCCGGCATTCACCGCCTCAGTGCAAGCAGGGTGCGGCTCCTCTGCCGGAGCCAAACCACCGAAATTCAGGATCCAGCCCACCAGCAGCACGACGGGTATTGCCCAGAGCAGCCGGGCTTCTCTCTGGCCACCAGCGCGCCCGACAAGCATGGCCTGCCAGCCGGTGAGCAGCGCTGCGCCCAGAGCCGGCAGAGCCAGCGGCCAGCGGAAAACCGGCCGGGCAGGCCACCGAACCCAGGAACACCAGGTAAAGCCAGGCCAGCGGCAGACTGAGGCAAGCCAGAGAAAGCGCGTAGGCCACCGTCCGGCTGAGTGCAAGCGGCTCAGTGGGAATCCGCAGGGCCACCAGAGGCCAGAGCAGCGCTGGCGCGCCCAGCAGACTCAGGGAAAAGAGTTCCATTCGCGCTAGGCCAACTCGCGCGGGCGGAAGGTCAGTGCTTCGGCGAGGTGGGCTTCCGCGACGTACTCGGCTCCGGCCAGGTCCGCCACTGTACGGGCCACCCGCAGCACCCGGTCGTAGCCGCGGCCAGTCAGCCCCAGTTGCCGGGCCGCCGCCCGCATAAAGTTCTCAGGGCCGGCGTCCAGCGCGGCGGCCTGCTGCAGGCTCTGCCCCACCAGGTCGGCGTTGCGGCTTTCCTGGCGGCGGTGCATCCGCTCGCGGGCCGCCAGCACCCGCCCGCGCACCTCGGCGGTGCTTTCGCCCTGGGGCGCCCGGGTCAGTTCGTCCACCGTGAGACGCGGCACCGTCACGGTCAGGTCAATGCGGTCCAGCAGCGGGCCGCTCAACCGGGCGAGGTAGCGGGTGCGCTGCACCGGCGTGCAGGTACAGGGTTTTTCAGGGTCGCCCAGGTAGCCGCAGGGGCAGGGGTTCATGGCGGCAATCAGCTGAAAGCGGGCCGGATACTCCACGCTGGCGCGGGCGCGGGAAATCACCACCCGGCCGTCTTCCAGCGGCTGACGCAGCGTTTCGAGTGCCCGGCGCGAGAACTCCGGGAATTCGTCCAGAAACAGCAGGCCCCGGTGGGCCAAGCTGACCTCGCCAGGTTTGGGCACGCTGCCCCCGCCAATCAGACCGGCGTCCGACACGGTGTGGTGCGGGCTGCGGTAAGGCGGCGCACCCAGCAGGCCACCCCGCGTCAGCAGCCCGGCAGCCGAATGAATCCGGGTCACTTCCAGCGCCTCGCTGCGGGTCAGGGGAGGCAGCAGGCCAGCGGCGCGGCGGGCCAGCATGGTCTTGCCGCTGCCGGGGCTGCCCACCATCAAGAGGTTGTGCCCGCCGGCCGCCGCGATTTCCAGTGCCCGTTTGGCGGCTGTCTGGCCTTTGACGTCGGCCAGGTCGGGGGCGTCCAGCCAGCCTTCCTGCGGCTGGGGCGGCGCGGTGAGTGGCAGTGGGGCCTGGGCGGTCAGGTGCCGCACCGCGTCCAGCAAGGAGGCGGCGCCGTACACCGGCACCTCGATCAGGGCCGCCTCCTCGGCGCTGCCGGCCGGCACCAGCGCGGGCAAGTTCAGCTCGGCGGCCAGCAGTGCCAGATTGACCGCGCCCGCCACCGGCCGCAGCGAGCCGTCCAGCGCCAGCTCACCGGCGCAGATCAGGCCGCGCAGGGCGTCCAGCGGTATTTGCTCCTGCGCCGCCAGCACGCCCAGCGCGATGGGCAGATCGTACAGCGGGCCTTCCTTGCGGAGGTCGGCTGGGGCCAGATTGACAGTGATGCGGGCCGCCGGAAACGGCAGACCCGAATTGCGAATGGCCGCCCGCACCCGCTCGCGGGCCTCGCTGACTGCCTGATCCGGCAGGCCCACCACCATAAAGGCAGGCAGGCCCGGCGAGACATCCACCTCCACCTCGACCGGCACGGCGTCCACCCCCACCAGAGCGGCGCTGCGAACGCGGGCTAACAACGGGAACCTCGGCGGGCGGGGGTCATGTGCCGCAGCTTAGCGAAAAATACCCGAAAAGGCGCGCTGGAATGTGGTGGACCAGCAGACTCGCTCAGCCGTCCTCAGCTCAGGCACAGGAGATGGATTCAGGCGCGGTGGGTGGGCTCAGCCGGCGCGGGTGTCTCGGCGGGGGCCGCATCTGCCACCGGCGTCTGCACGACCGGCGCCACCGCCAGGTCGGAAGCACGCAGCGGCGCGGGCTGCACCGGCGCAGGCTGGGCAGCTTCCGGCTGAGTGGCCGCAGGCTGCAGCGGCTGGGGTGCTGCCGCATAAACCACCTGTTCGCCGCTGGCTGGGGCGCTGGCAACCGGCGCCTGGGAGGCGGTCACGGCAGGCATCGGCGCCTGGGCCGGCTGGGGCTGCACGGGTTGGCTCGGCACAGTTTGGCTCTGTACAGGCTGAGTTTGCACGGGCTGAGTCTGAACCGGCGTTCCCTGGGGCCGGGCCGGCTCTTCCTTGAGGCTGTTTTCCAGCTCATCCTTGAGGCCCTGGGTGCCGCGCTTGAACTCGCGCACTCCCCGGCCCAGGCTCTTGCCCAGCTCGGGCAGCTTGCTGGGGCCGAACAGCACCAGAGCAACGACCAGAATGACCAGAATTTCCATGGGTCCGAGGTTCATACCCGGCAGTCTAGAGGGTCGGGCGCCCGACTCTGTGAGGGCAGCCTCTGTCGCGGGCAGCTGCAGAAGGCGGCTGTGCCGGCCGGCCTTCCTGTTTTATAAGGCTCTGCACTCAGTCCAGTACGGCCGGCCCCGCTAGACTGGACGCATGACCCTGGACGCCGTGGTGGTGGGCGCTGGCCCCAATGGACTGAGTGCAGCCATCACCCTGGCCCGCGCCGGGCTGAAGGTGCAGCTGCTGGAAGCGCACTCGCAGGTGGGCGGCGGCCTGAGCAGCCGGCAGTGGCAAGGCTTTACCTTCGACAACGGGAGCGCCATTCACCCGCTGGGCTACGCTTCGCCTGTGTGGCAGACCTGGCCGCTGCACGCTTTCGGGCTGGACTGGGTGCGCTCGCCGGCCCCTTACGCGCACCTGTGGTGGGACGGCCGGGCGCTGGCACTGCCGCAAAACCTGGACGCCGCTGCCGAGCAGTTGGGCCCCGACGGTGACCGCTGGCGCGCCCTGTTCGGGCCGCTGGTCGCCGCTCAGCCCCGGCTGCTGGAAGACACCTTGCGGCCGCTGCTGCGGGTGCCGCGCTGGCCGCTGACCCTGGCCCGCTTCGGACTGCCGGCGCTGGTGCCGGCGCCGCTGCTGGCCCGGCTGTTTCAGACCGAAGAAGCCCGGGCACTGTGGGCCGGCTTGGCCGCGCACGTGAACCTGCCGATGCGGACCCCCGGTGTAAGCGCCGCCGTCCTGATGCTGGGCAGCGCCGCGCACGCCGGGGGCTGGCCGTTTCCGCGCGGCGGCGCCCAGGCCCTGGCCGACGCCCTGGCCGACTATTTCCGCTTTCTGGGCGGCGAGATTCATCTGAATACCCCGGTGGCCTCGCGCGCTGACCTGCCGGCGGCGCGGGCGGTGCTGGTGGATTCCAGCCCGGTGGTCGCCCGCCGCCTGCTGCGCCGCTCTACCCCCGCCTACGACGCCTGGCTGGCCCGCTTTCGCTATGGCCTGGGCGCCGTCAAGCTGGACTATGCCCTCAGCGGGCCAGTGCCCTGGCGGGACCCGGCGGCCGCCCGCGCCGCCACCTTACATATCGGCGGCAGCCTGGCAACCATTGCCGGCGCTGAGGAGAACGCCGCCGATGGGCAGCTGCCGGAGCGGCCCTATCTGCTGGCCGCTCAGCACACCCTCTTTGACCCCAGCCGGGCGCCGGCCGGCAGGCACACCTTCTGGGTCTACGCGCACGCCCCGGCCGACACCGAGTCAGCCTATGCCGATACCATCGAAGCGGCACTGGAACAACTGGCACCCAGCTTTCGCTCGCTCGTCCTGCACCGCGAAGTCACCACGCCCCGTGACCTCGAAGCGTTCAGCCCGGTCTTTGTGGGCGGCGACGTGAACGGGGGCCGTTTTGACCTGCCGGGGCTGCTGGCCCGCCCGGTGCCCACGCCCACGCCCTACCGCACGCCCGACCCGCAGGTGTATCTGTGCAGTTCGGCCACTCCGCCCGGGGGCGGTGTACACGGCATGAGCGGCTGGCAGGCGGCCCGGGCAGTCTTGCAGGACCTGTTCCGCTAATCCACTGCCGGCACTCTGGAGGCCGGCGCTCCAAGCATAAGCGCCGGCCCACCCATTCAGGCAGGCCAGCGCCAGCAGCCTCAGAGCCGGTCTTTAAGGCCAGTGGAAATCTTGAAGCGCACCTTTTTTCCGGCAGGGATGGTGATGCGTTCAGTGGTACCGGGGCGCACACCCTGACGCTGGGCTGTTGGGGAGATACTGAAGGTGCCCAGGCCCAGCAGGCCTACGGTGCGGCCTTCTTTCAGGGCGTCCACCATCAGCGACACGGCCGATGTGACCACTTCACCGGCCTGCTTGCGCGAAAGTCCAGTCTGCTCACTGATACGGGAGGCCAGTTCGGCCTTGGCGACTTTTTCCTTGTTCATAGCTTCCTCCAGCAAAAGCCACGGGTACGGCAGCCCGGTGCCTGCGCATGGCCCGGCTGAGCCCGGCCAGCTTCATTTGGTCTTTGGCGAACCTTAGCACAAATGTAAAAAAGTTTACAAAATATCCACCCATCTGGGGGGGCGGAGGCTACTCAGCCAAAGGAGGAAGCGTGATGATACGGACTCGGCCGCTCAGACCGTCAAAGGTCCAGAGCCGGCCCAGCAGCGGCTGCCCGACGCCGCCCAGCAGCTTGAGAGCTTCAAGGGCCATCATCTGCCCCACCAGCGCCGGCACCGGGCCCAGCACGCCGGCTTCGTCGCAGCTGTCCGCCTGCGCCCCTGCTGGTGGGAAGACGTCCTGCAGGCGGCGGCCCTGTGCGAACACCGTCACCATGCCCGAGGTGCCACTAGCCGCGCCCCACACGCAGGGCAGCCCGGCCGCGTGCGCCGCGTCGGCCAGTGCATAGCGGGTGTCCAGGTTGTCGGTGGCGTCTATCACCAGCGACATTCCGTCTAGCAGTTCGGCAGCGT
This region of Deinococcus sp. Marseille-Q6407 genomic DNA includes:
- a CDS encoding outer membrane protein assembly factor; this encodes MRTHTLMLTLALGAAAPALAQTAAPVRAPAPAAQPASARPAAAQPAGTVSEVVVNGTTELLANFVRATLNVQPGAPVSGVNLDQVRQSVLNSGYFSAATPRIEQRSGRSVLVIDVVPNATIGSVEATGLTYLSADAFKKSIADMLNIAPGAALNTARLEQAKNALLDNYRSEGFPFVPKVTVQTAPANDGTVTVRFLVDETAPIRAVRVQGVTLLDRARVENIFRPLQQSGKFTPESYYRAVSQVQALYEEAGYLHAGVEVAKTTLDGGLLTVQVVEGRVTRLDTSNLGNVDAAVLQGLRTRSGQPVRAADLQEDVRTLSNRTGKPVGFALQANPQNLNQVVVYFGSANVVTAPIQRIEIRGNTRLTAEQLRAALTIKEGDVFSPQLAQDNFVRMRDLYRAQGYEISTRDAVQFENGVLVFNVREVTLAGYELNWKGEHRTEDRVILRELPKPGQLFNANQLREGLGRISRLGYVQLVSQETRTDPQNPEAITYVLTVAEADTGIPLQLSLGYDSLQGGWNGEVGYSNPNVFGLGHNGSISLGAQQNDAGQNWFGSANYTIPWLDLDFLDFRENRTSLSAGVSSTVAANQAIFQERDDPNGSGKVQQDTGRDYTVRNNTFGVDLSRHLTDEITAGVGVGVTQQNYFLEGKIRDNDVRTPYKVEGDTQYWIDCNNAPVKANRTDTALIEQLRRPCALTDAQANALLPQKSLTTSLNGRVNYDNADSFAFPSKGWRGDLNGSYNFGAVGDNRVNWFEVESGTRTYFNLGDTVQKPTGEQTPQQVVAVRANAGTMVGDTPVGTGFRVGGGNSGSFSRQLRGVENGSLFGSNYFTTSAEYRRDLNINLGPARGVYGVLFADAGDAWGDKDPFKLNYGVGAGVQLDLGLGNFQLPPLRFDYGYNPQTSNGQFYFRLGNFW
- a CDS encoding NFACT family protein, yielding MEGLMLARVLRGLSGGLPARALGWVFPDETTAALLLEDMPQGTGNLVLSYRPPQPVVYFSRERLRGEPHNPFQQMVANKVRGDLLRAEQLKLDRVFQLHFGGEEGFVSVPPARLLFEVTGRNANLLILEEGEGFRGRILHAAREITPARNRFRTTRSGGQYTPPPPYDKLDPRSLSLEEAQAAGLDDLPLPRWREQVDGLGPLLSAELGRRAGFTQAPGPQQLPQALAALHSLVEDPSVSEGVMTEGAREAARSEKAAQLRKELIGPLDKRLTLLTNQLSDVTRAEEGIELAEQERLEADILMAYSHQVPDGSAEVRLPDLTGESEVTITLDPLLSAVQNAEKRYTRARRREDIYERLAEREPRLRTEFAEAQARVQALDTAGLKELEALAAQLSSEKPEKVPYGLRFTLPSGLTALVGRNNKENATLTHRIGRSMDYWFHAQGYAGSHVLVRTGSGGKELSQADILYAAQLAAAHSKARGSSNVPVDYTRIKHVWRPKGAAAGKVNYTGQKTVFVDGDLPES
- a CDS encoding SLC13 family permease gives rise to the protein MEPIGIILILLVLLLVLFATEWFPVDVTALLLIAALMLTGLLTPAEALAGFGDTTVLTLASLFILARVLMRTGVIGWLVQRLTGSSGPRGAGSVQSPQQGQGLIRRLLAGVTAVSTVTSNTATTAVFLPVMHALVRRTGTPASRVMMPLAFASILGGSVTLIGTSTNLVVAGFMPKLGLDRLGFFELAWVGVPGAVAGLLYLFYVAPRLLPERDSELEQEVRAYISDLTVAEGSPLIGQTLAGAALGRDHGLTVVAVRRGGRTSYAPDANFQIEQGDTLALESDSEGLLAAKAGLGLVSRSEEKLSLSGLDSEARLVEAVVMPGNELTGRTLREARFRERYGLSVLALHRREKTMERLGSLRIRGGDVLLIQGTESRVRNLGDTFAVLSDLTEQQRDQSKAPLAAGLFVGALLLAGTGAVPLVAALITAVALALALRLISPAEAYRAVEWPVLVLVAAMLAFGGAFQSSGAAELIAGWMSGVLQPLGGVGVLAGVYLFTLILTQPMSNQAAALVMLPLAVSIAGALGYDPRPFAIAVTLAASNSYLTPLEPSCMLVYGPGHYRFADFLRVGGGLSLITFLLTIVIVPLVWPLT
- a CDS encoding YifB family Mg chelatase-like AAA ATPase — protein: MLARVRSAALVGVDAVPVEVEVDVSPGLPAFMVVGLPDQAVSEARERVRAAIRNSGLPFPAARITVNLAPADLRKEGPLYDLPIALGVLAAQEQIPLDALRGLICAGELALDGSLRPVAGAVNLALLAAELNLPALVPAGSAEEAALIEVPVYGAASLLDAVRHLTAQAPLPLTAPPQPQEGWLDAPDLADVKGQTAAKRALEIAAAGGHNLLMVGSPGSGKTMLARRAAGLLPPLTRSEALEVTRIHSAAGLLTRGGLLGAPPYRSPHHTVSDAGLIGGGSVPKPGEVSLAHRGLLFLDEFPEFSRRALETLRQPLEDGRVVISRARASVEYPARFQLIAAMNPCPCGYLGDPEKPCTCTPVQRTRYLARLSGPLLDRIDLTVTVPRLTVDELTRAPQGESTAEVRGRVLAARERMHRRQESRNADLVGQSLQQAAALDAGPENFMRAAARQLGLTGRGYDRVLRVARTVADLAGAEYVAEAHLAEALTFRPRELA
- the tatA gene encoding twin-arginine translocase TatA/TatE family subunit; protein product: MNLGPMEILVILVVALVLFGPSKLPELGKSLGRGVREFKRGTQGLKDELENSLKEEPARPQGTPVQTQPVQTQPVQSQTVPSQPVQPQPAQAPMPAVTASQAPVASAPASGEQVVYAAAPQPLQPAATQPEAAQPAPVQPAPLRASDLAVAPVVQTPVADAAPAETPAPAEPTHRA